The sequence below is a genomic window from Ovis canadensis isolate MfBH-ARS-UI-01 breed Bighorn chromosome 1, ARS-UI_OviCan_v2, whole genome shotgun sequence.
ATATTTGTTCCACAATAGAGGCTGTATACAATAAAAACAAGAATGCGAGTTGATGGTAATCTAGTTGTACTATTCTGAATACTGTAATGTCATTTATATCATAGCCtggttgattttttaaatcatctaGCTAGAAGAGGTGGGGGCATAAGGGAGTTTTCTGTAGTGTTAAGAAATGTACCCTGTGTCTTACTACGTCTAAATTTTGGGAGAAATCACCAGAAATTGTACTCTTTGATACTGCCAAACCTCGCACAGCAATCATTAACTTTAATGCTCTATTAACTTAAGGAGCAGCAGCTTTACCCATTTCTACGTTTTTGAACCTAAGGCAGTGTTTGACCCGTAACATTTCCACGTTCAGAAACTCTTTGTAGGAAGGAATGGGTGGACGAAGCAAACTCGAGTCAATCTGACCTCTTTCCAATCCCTTCATCTGTTTCCCAAGGGTGAGCTAAGAGCTCAGTCTACAGCCAGCCAACTGCGAAGCCTATTGGACTCTATAGCCTTCAAGAGCACCACACGCCTAAGCGAGGACCAAcaccagccccaggcagggcAGAAGGCCTGAGCGCTAGACGCGGAGCCTCCGGCCGCCCCCTCCCGGACTGCGCACTAACCACGCATCGCGCGCCTTCTTGGTCTCCGGGCAGGCGCAGCAGGGCTTCAGTGGCTTCTTCTCCTGCGACTCGGATGGGGCAGGGCTTGCGGCCGCCAGACCTGGCATTTTTCGTTCCCAAAAACAGCAACTAGCACAGACAGCCTAAACTCTCCAGACTTGGCAAAGCCGATTTGCGCGCATTCACTTCCGGCAGTCGCTCTGAAAAGAACAGGAAGTCCTGCCTCTCTTCCATAATTGGGGgaagagaggggaaaggagggttttgttttgttttgttttgtttttaaaggcgc
It includes:
- the COX17 gene encoding cytochrome c oxidase copper chaperone encodes the protein MPGLAAASPAPSESQEKKPLKPCCACPETKKARDACIIEKGEEQCGHLIEAHKECMRALGFKI